A single Arachidicoccus sp. BS20 DNA region contains:
- the purH gene encoding bifunctional phosphoribosylaminoimidazolecarboxamide formyltransferase/IMP cyclohydrolase has translation MEKKIQSALISVFYKDGLEPLVKTLSEQNVTIYSTGGTQKFIEDLGIKCVPVESLTTYPSILGGRVKTLHPAVFGGILGRRDNVQDIQEMKEYNIPEIDLVIVDLYPFEETLKQTNEEKLIIEKIDIGGPSMIRAAAKNFKDLVVISDKNDYSSLVEILQNQNGATTLEQRKSFAAKAFEVAMNYDIAINNYFNGTIFQPLKNKISLRYGENPHQNGSFFGNLNEVFTQLNGKELSYNNLVDADGAIQLISEFEDEQDAVFAIFKHTNVCGISIRKTLKEAWDAALAGDPESAFGGVIITNKNIDAETANAINEIFFEVLVAPAFDEDALAILKSKKNRILLQINPQYSIANNQYKSVLNGTLVQDTDKGNFAEWKEVGGRTTTEAEQKELAFANIVCKHLKSNAIALIKDLQLVGKGCGQTSRVDALRHSIEKAKQFAFDLHGAVLASDAFFPFDDCVKIAHAAGIEAFIQPGGSIRDKDSIAYAVEKNLAMVLTNQRHFRH, from the coding sequence ATGGAAAAGAAAATTCAATCGGCACTCATTTCTGTTTTTTACAAAGACGGATTAGAGCCATTGGTCAAAACATTGTCCGAACAAAATGTAACCATTTATTCTACCGGCGGAACACAAAAATTTATCGAAGATTTGGGCATTAAATGTGTGCCTGTTGAAAGCCTTACTACGTATCCGTCTATTCTTGGCGGTCGCGTTAAAACACTGCATCCCGCTGTATTTGGCGGCATTTTAGGAAGACGCGACAACGTGCAAGATATTCAGGAAATGAAAGAATATAACATTCCCGAAATTGATTTAGTGATTGTTGATTTATATCCTTTTGAAGAAACATTGAAGCAAACCAATGAAGAGAAATTAATCATTGAAAAAATCGACATCGGCGGTCCGTCCATGATTCGTGCAGCAGCGAAAAATTTTAAAGACCTCGTTGTGATTTCCGATAAAAACGATTACAGTTCTTTGGTGGAAATTTTGCAAAATCAAAATGGAGCAACAACACTTGAACAGCGCAAATCCTTTGCAGCAAAGGCTTTCGAAGTGGCGATGAATTATGATATTGCCATTAATAATTACTTCAACGGAACAATTTTTCAACCGTTGAAAAACAAAATTTCTTTGCGCTACGGCGAAAACCCACATCAAAACGGCAGCTTCTTCGGCAATTTAAATGAAGTGTTTACACAGCTTAACGGCAAAGAATTATCTTACAACAATCTCGTAGATGCAGATGGCGCCATCCAGCTCATCAGCGAGTTTGAGGATGAGCAAGATGCTGTGTTTGCTATTTTCAAACACACCAATGTTTGCGGCATTTCCATTCGTAAAACATTGAAAGAAGCATGGGACGCAGCCTTGGCAGGCGACCCGGAAAGTGCGTTCGGCGGTGTGATTATTACCAATAAAAATATAGATGCCGAAACGGCAAATGCAATTAACGAAATTTTCTTTGAAGTATTGGTTGCACCTGCGTTTGACGAAGATGCACTTGCAATTTTGAAAAGTAAAAAGAACAGAATTTTACTGCAAATAAATCCTCAATATTCAATTGCAAATAATCAATATAAATCTGTTTTAAACGGAACGTTAGTTCAAGATACGGACAAAGGAAATTTTGCAGAATGGAAAGAAGTCGGCGGTAGAACAACCACCGAAGCGGAACAAAAAGAACTGGCTTTTGCCAACATTGTTTGCAAGCATTTAAAAAGCAATGCCATCGCGTTGATTAAAGATTTGCAACTTGTAGGTAAAGGTTGCGGACAAACCAGCCGCGTGGATGCGCTTCGTCATTCAATTGAAAAAGCGAAACAATTTGCTTTTGATTTGCATGGCGCGGTGTTGGCATCCGATGCGTTTTTCCCGTTTGACGATTGTGTAAAAATTGCGCACGCTGCAGGCATTGAAGCATTCATTCAGCCGGGCGGTTCAATTCGCGATAAAGACAGTATTGCTTATGCGGTTGAAAAAAATCTGGCAATGGTTTTGACCAATCAACGGCATTTCAGGCATTAA